The DNA segment GAACTATATGTGGAGAGGGACAGGGAAAGTTGTTCCACTCTCGAGTGGGGGCAGTCATTGACCAGCTCGTCATTGATTATAGTGGGCGATAGTATTGTCAGCACTTTTAGCGAATCTGGTTAACAGCAGAGTGGGGAGGAAAAAGCCTAGAGTTGAGGGTTTAGAAGGTGCGCTAACAGCACGTTCCTCATGCATATTTCATAATCATACGTGTAATGAGTTTCTTGCcctatttttaattgttcaaCAGCTGCGGCAAAAGAATACTGAGAATACTTCATGGCATTTCATGGCTTTAAACATTTTACGCACGAGAAGACAACTGAGCAAAAGATATACCGagtatatagaaaaaaaagagagagactaTCTCCAAGTAAAACTATCTTCTGCTGAACAACATGATTGTTACTCGAGCCCAACAAGTCAGCAGTTAACTTGTTGTGTGTAGCAATTGCGTAAActtaataaacaattgaaagtCCCCGCTCTACAGTCACGTCGCAGCCATTAGGCCAGTCTCATTTGGGCCACAAATATCACTTAAGAAAAATCAATAGCTTTGATTTGAGTGCTACCTGTACTACGAGTACTTATTGCCCCCCAGGTGTGAGGTGCCTTCCactttgctgttgcagttgcagttgcaacgtTGTGGCCATTAAAACCTAGTTGGATCACTGCCAAGACTTTTTCCCCAGATGTCCTATTGCAGgccgctttttttttggcaagcatttcaatatattttgcctACTTTTCAGGGTCACTGaaggaaaaaacaatttgttattatgGCACACTATATGCGGTCTAACAGTCAAACTTCGCTATAAAGAACGGatacaatacattttaaaaataaataaatcattagaaaaattataataaactaGTTAAAGTTCATAATcgtttttttcaattaacttatataaaaaaatacattacttaatttaatagATTGCAACATCACGAAGTATCcaaatttaaagttaagatattttataaatagctcctaatatataaaaaactgcAATTATgcctattaaatatttaatcgaTATTCATCGCTTTTAAATAGGAAAGTATTATAGTTATTAGTGGTATGAAGTTACAAAGTATTTTCCTTAATTGTTGACTTAATTGATTCGCTTCAAATTATCAAATCATTTCCTgtactatttttaaaatagtttaaattattgcaaaataattatgtGTCTTTATCTTTAATTAAACATTGGCTAACtttcttttattgttaacTTTACACACATTGCCGTTCGATTTgcagattgtttttttttgttttaatatattttataagcaCTAATTGCcgctttattattattaatttttcaacattttttgcaCTTCCCTCTGTTGGTCAGTTAATCATTCACAACAGTTGTATTCGGTTCAGTTGAATGCACAACATgtcaataattatattttatttatgcataagcGTTGTTAAAGGGCCAACGAACTACAATTGCGGCTAAATAAAGGCCAACATGGGATAATTACCATTTAAAAAGCACGTTAAAACAAGCCGcaagcacaaacacaagcCTCAAAGTCTCAAAGCTATTGCCATTGCCTACAATTTTAGAATGCGTTACACACAGATACTATGCATGTGCATGTATTCGTTATATACCTTGAGTAATGCTCATTCACACGAAAGCCCAAGTTTTGCTTAATTAAAGTtccaaacaataacaaagagCTTTTGCACGCGTTCACGTTGAGCataaaaaatcaactgaaaCGCAAATCGCAATGGAGCGAAAGAGCGAAATGAAGAAGATGCCCAAAAAGAAGCAGCCAAGaaaacaacaccagcaacccTACAAAATGACAGCAAGTGTGTGAGAGCGCTGCCAGAGCataagaagagagagagagaaagagcgcaCGATTGTATGTTGGGAtattgtgtatatgtgtgtttgtatgggGGTGCTACTTGCTGGTGTATTTGCTTTTCTAGTTCCCTTTCTTGTCAATATTTGCAAAAGCTGCGATTTGCCCACTTGCATTTCCTTGTTGTGGCCCTCGTCAGCTGTTCGGCATGTTGTGTACACTTTGGGCATGGAACAAAACGCATGTTCCATACAAATGGAATTGAAACAGCTGCAAAGTGAATGACTACGGTTAGAGTACTTCGTTGTTcttgtcgtttttgttgttgcccacGAGAGATTATGCAAACTTTGCTCTGTTTACAAGCTgagaagagaaagagcaaGTCGAGCATTCACTTTCCCATACTTAACAAAACACTTGGCGTTTACTTCCACAAATGTGTAAGACTCGTCGTCCGTCGTATCTGAAAtcttttgcatataaaattgTGTTTCAACGGAGGAAACAATGGAAAAGTTTGACGTATACGACGACACACATGATAAAAGTAGTTGAATATTCAATGAGATCAATTacgttgttttatttttaaatttctattgaattgcaagtaataatagaaaattacATGTCCCTACGACAAACGAGGCAAGTCAACTTTTAGCGGAAATAAAGGAGAGCGCTATAAGCTGCATACATATGCTACACATTAATTATGCAGAGGATAGAAAGTAAACGCGACTGCGGTATACTCTACAACAACATATTTGAATGTTAGTAGCACTGCTTATGCAAGCAGTGTATGGTTACACTTTGTGCAAGCAGTGCAACTTGAAGTGGCGCCCTTTAATTTATTGCTGATTACAGTTTGTTGTATAACTCTGTAATTTATTACTCAATTGCTGTGAAATTTGTAGGATAGTAAGAGTTTATTAAACTCCATAAGGTAAATGAGGTATTCACGAACTCGAAAACTGAATAGTAAAATTGAAGTGTATATGAACAATTCCCTTTTCCCTACTTGAGGGCTTTAGCTCCCTTTACGGCTTTTGTCTTACTTACAGTTCTGGTACGGTTAGCAATTATAATGGGAGCAACGACAGTTCGTTTGAATAGGATATATTGTAGTACATAGGCCCTGCTTAGTTTGGATATGATATTAAGGATTTATGGAACTGTAATTATAACCCAACAATGACTGCCAGAATTATAAGAAGTAATTGGCTTGAATTTCGATGGATTAACATTAACAGCGTAACATTACATAACCAGGAATTGTAACACCAAAGATTCCTAATAGAAATATGTTGACTATGAGGAACAAATCCTTCAACGTATTTTTGGAACATTAAGCAATGACAGAAACTTGGAACCTTTCCCTGACTTAAGGAATTTTCCACTGCTTGCTAGGATAATCTTGCATAcatagtaataaataaataaatctagaTTAAGCAAAGTAAAAACTTAAGCTTAATTTAAACGGAATTTTCTACTGCCTTTTAGGGTATGTAAAATTGCGggaattgtaataaaaaaagcgAGCAATGAGAGGTTTGCTGGGGTTGACAAGAGTCCCACAGAGGGTGAGGTTGGCGTTTGGCGTTTCATAATGAAAGTGGACATGATATTGACATGACGTGTGTTACGTCTGCTTTCAGGGGGgaggttttttttgtttaagttaCGTAGGTCAGTcagtcgaagcagcagcagcaattgctgaACTGCGCTGCGGGCGgaataataaaaatcgatACAAGTACAAAATGTATGCCAGGCAAAAAGACAAAGAAACAAAGCTATAACTTACCATATTACGCGACTTGGAGGCGGACATGTCTAGGCCGTGATTAAACTCAGattcctgctgttgttgtctctcgGTTAATTCCAGGCACTGTGTGTCGCTGCATAATGCAAGCTCCCCTGCTGTCGATAtcgctgtcgatgtcgatgtcgacgtATCCTGCAAAGATTTTGacgttgtgttgtgttggccTAAATTGCACCAGCTGCGATTACGCGTTAAGCGACGTTCCGAATGGGTGCCAACTGAGGCAGACCTTAGCGACGATGGTGAGCTGCTCTCGACGAGCTTGGCGCGCGGACTGAAAGCACCGGCAGGAAGGCACGACGATTGTGGTGTCGATGATTTTGTGCCGCGCAAGCGCATGGAGGCGGAACGGCGCAATGGAACAATTTGCTCCGAGCTGCCGCCATCGCCATTCCCATCATTGGTTGAGGTTGGAGTGGGATGTGGTATgcgtgtgggtgtgggtgttgCATGTAAGCTCTTTGactccatctccaactccaactccagctgcTCCGTCTTCGGTTCCTTTGATGACGTATCCATTGGCAACAAGGACGTCATCGCtggcgctgttgttgctgctgacgaGCTGTGGAAAGTGAAaatatcaaatgcaaattaatgcaattcaatcatttgtttgttgcctgtAAATTTGCGATTGTCTGTTGCActttcaacagcaacaacaaatgaaaaaattgagcaatttttcaaatgaatgCACGACTTAAAAGCTTCATTATCTTAAACGCTCGCCGCTCCaccaaataattaaaaactttcttCAGCTAAACAATTAATGAGCTACATCTTAGCCTTCCCCCACCACACTCCCCTTCGCTTTGCCACTGCATTTTTCCACAATGAAAAGTGAAACTAAAGTCGATTGCATGTCGCACGTTGTTgttatgaaattttgtttgaaaagATATTCACAATATTTCTGCGGCTTTTGGTTATGAATAGCTGCGTGTCTCGTTAACTCGGCTGCAGTGTTCTAGTTGCGTAAACCCCATTGCCAAGACTTGGTTAAAGCCTAAAACGCAGCTGTGCACACATCTCCAATTGTAACCAACActcccacaacaacaacaacaacaactactctCTGTGTTGCAACTACTCTTAAGCATATGTATCTAGTTCTCTTGAGCATTTTCTTTAATTGGTGAAACTAGTTTGATTGCTACCAATTAGTTATGAGTCGACAGAATCTGCGAATACTTGCAAATCATTTgaataattgttatattttatatttacctTATATGTTTCTAAGTGTatcaattatttgatttgaaatgcaaGGAAAACTTTGGAATTCAAAAGAATTCAAAGTAAACAATCTTGAGGAACAgtgaaattataatattgataGAGTTATAAACATCTTCAGAGCCAAACATGATTTTAACAATGAGATAAATAtccttaaaaaaataaattacaaattattattatttaaaaagatcTAAATTCGTAACATACTCGATATTATAGTAAAGACATACAAGACTTTTTAAGAAAGTAATATTGATActattactatataaaaaaaaactatcaTGTTTCTATCTCagtcaatatttatatattcttcagGACTGACATTTAAGATAAAAAATTATGTCAACATTGCTAAAAACAAATCCCAACTTCACTTTCAAACAAactcaattttataattaaaggCTTTTCAGACGAAAAGGTCACATGGAAACCGAATTCCAAAATATGAAAGCAGTACGAATTTAAATAGCTCATATTTCTGTTGAGAAATTTGACAGCTATAAAGCTCAACTAACTTCAATGAGAAGAAAACTCGAACGAAATGAAATCACATTTTAATCACCTTTGATTTTCAACACGAtaattgtgtatatataattaaccATTCGCATACTTCAACAGATGTGCGCTGTTTATCTCACATTTCGAGTTCaggtagaaaaaaaaatgtgatgaTAAAGCGCTTTTGAAGATCGACAAACTGGTGCATGTTGTGATAAGTTCTTAACGTTTTCACTGGCCACATAATCGATGAGTAGTCGGCAAATTAGTGAAATGAAGACACAAATTACTTTCGACCCaacaaattgaagaaaattacTAAAGAAAACGACGTTCAACTCTCCATTAAGTGGGCTCTGCCAAGGGCCTGATTAtcttcactttattttttttttttgttggcttcaAGACTTGCAGCATTTCTTAAGCTATCATTGTAAAGTATTTCCGCTTTTGCTTATGGACGGACGACAAGCCAAGAAAAATACAGTTGAGTTTAGTTTAGGCTATAAAAGGTCAATTTCACAGCTGAACAAacgtgtttttatttttgttttgtacacACAAATGGATTTGGGCATATGTACAAATTGTACAGCTTTAGTTGCCGCATGTAATTTGTCTCAATACCCTGTAGTTGCAAGAAACAGGTCTATCAACTTGGATAAACATTTGGTGGCGGTCAtgatatatcaaaataaatatatgcaaagGATTAACGCTCAGCTCAAGTTGCTATATAAGTAAAAACGATCACAAGACagcatataaaaatgtatagtgtagaattgaataaaatacacattgtaaaaagcaatttacattttttaaataacactaaataaacaaaataataataacaaactgGGTTCATAAAACACTTTTTCTAGCGAAGAATTGAATAACATACaagttgtttttaaaaatgtatgtatttccaaaatacaaaactttattttgtaCAGTAATATTCACATAAATGCCAATTAACAGGGTAGCAGCTAGTCGCCTATGCGAAAGTATTGCTTCATCTACTTGTTTCggcttttgtgttttgccaCGTTTTTAACGAGATTTTATGACGATAActgcaaaatgcttttaaacGCATTTCTTTGAACTCGACGACAAGGTCAACGTTAGTCCATCGTGTTATCGAGAGCAACGTGATGGCATTTGACGATGATGAGTAATTGTTATCGAGATCTTTGAACATAACTGTTTCTAATACGCCCTCTTGCGGAAAGTGTTTACACAGCCccgtgttgttgtcgttattattatcaaacaacaacaattttgacTGCGTGCTGATAAGAGAATAATAACATTGACAGCGAATTGCTTGAAACGAATACATATACTAAATTCTTTTACTTTGTTCAACCTGTGCATGAATATgtgttaataatatttttagttacCCCTTTTTCAGGCTGAGTTTGCGAATATTACACGAGTTGACGCGACGCAAAACTAGCGTTgataattaaactaattaaaaaactgTCGGCGTGGTTAAAGTACGTTATACAAGCGCGTGGGGCGAACGACAAACTGCAACTGAAAAGCTGCGACGGTTTGACGcgctgtttgctttttgctgctgctgttgatggcaAACGGAAAATGTTTGTTGAAGAtggaaaaacttttattatgGCCGCGCTCTACCTTCTTAAGTGCAAGCGAGACAGAAAATGGAGTAACAGACTGATCGGCGGCGGCAAAAGCTATAGAGGAGAGGAGGGGgaatagagagagggagccGCCACCTTTGACTTGACGACCTGGCATTTTAAATGATTGTTCATAGGGCTGGGAATTTGTGGCATTTGAATGAAAATAGGCGGGCGTTAGGTGAAAGGCAGCagcattgcaattaaattgccaaACAATTGTTTTGGTTGTACTCACCGTGTTTAGCCGGTCGCCCtcattgcagcagcagcagcaacaagcaccGTTTGCTTCACAtggtatttataattttaaaggtAGGCCAAAAAGTCGTCTCACACCCAATAACTGGGAGTCGGTCTAGCGTAACGCATTGCAACTTTTAGCTTAAGATGTGTTGCATTTTTAGCGCGTTCttttaaaacacatttaaaacaaCATTCACCGCGAATTGCGCGACGTATTGACCAAAGAGCTAATATCGATAGCATCGCGCAATGCACAACTGTTATCGTAAACATTGTGCAGTCAATAGTTGGCCACACTTTAACGGCAGACAGCTGTTTTTATTTAGCAGTGTTGAAATCTGgcttgttatcgataacacaaGTATTACTTGCACTTTGCCGACGCTGACTGtcaaaaaaaagcaagagcaagaaACTGCTTTGtgttagttgttgctgccagcaAAATTCAAgataaaattaagtaaaatctTGCTCCAAACACACGTCGTTTACATACTAATAAGGTGAGTTATCCCATGCTTTGAACAATTCGCGTTTCAACTAACGTTTAAGTTGTACACTCGGCAGTTGAAATATGGATCGTTTGCTACGTCTTGGCGGCTCAATGCCTCAGGCCGCACCACCAACAGATGCCCCCGTTGTGGACACAGCCGAACAGGTATATATTTCCTCGCTGGCCCTTCTCAAGATGCTGAAGCACGGACGCGCTGGCGTCCCTATGGAGGTCATGGGTCTCATGCTGGGAGAATTCGTCGATGATTACACGGTACAGGTGATCGATGTATTTGCTATGCCACAAACAGGCACAGGCGTCTCCGTGGAAGCCGTGGATCCCGTGTTTCAGGCCAAGATGTTGGATATGCTTAAGCAGACGGGTCGCCCCGAAATGGTCGTCGGCTGGTACCATTCGCATCCTGGTTTCGGTTGCTGGTTGTCAGGCGTCGATATTAATACGCAACAATCCTTTGAAGCATTGTCCGAACgcgccgttgccgttgttgtggATCCCATACAGTCAGTTAAGGGCAAGGTTGTCATTGATGCCTTCCGTCTAATCAATCCTAACATGCTGGTGCTCGGCCAGGAGCCGCGTCAGACCACCTCGAATCTGGGACATTTACAAAAACCATCGGTACAGGCACTCATCCATGGCCTGAATCGTCACTACTACTCCATCAGCATTAATTATCGCAAGAATGAACTGGAGCAGAAGATGCTGCTAAATTTGCACAAGAAATCGTGGAAAGATGGCTTGACACTGGCCGACTACAACGAGCACTGCTCCATCAACGAGGACACAGTGGCCGAGATGCTCGATTTGGCCAAGAACTACAACAAGGTAAGCTTAAAGATCTCAAGTATAACCAGATAAATTCCATAGAGAATGTTAAAGTAATATGGCAAGTATTTCATCAGATTAGAAAAAATGTAGAATATAGGGAATTcaatcattaattaattatattttaggCAAAAGACAAACAATATTGCTCTATATTCAGCTTAGAAAGATTCTAAATACCTATATAATATAGAGTagaaaaataatgtatatattatttcatttgagaactttaaaatttaaagataaaCGCATAGTTAAGGAATATGCATTTTACAGTGCTAGTTTTGAATATcacattgaaatattaataaaatatttaagtgatTTGTTACTTCCCAAGAGTCAATCTTTAAGTACATTTCAAGTATTGTCGATaaactattttcaaaaaaGTGGCAACGTTGTGCTGTAACCAAATAAATGGAATGGCAACGCTAGCAGCTAGCAATACGGAtcatatttacatatagaATGCATATTAGAAATTGAACTAGTTCCGAGAACTACGAATGAGTCATCAAATATTGTGTGGCCTTGGGTTTAACCCTGACATCCCTATGGAATAAggagaaataataatataatagactACTATTAAGCTGACCTATGACATACAAAGGGAATATTCCTAGCATAGTGTCTTCTAGGGATCCTAAGCGGTGATTTCTATTTAAACAATCGTTTTAAAAGtcaaaaatcataattaaatcATACTTAATATATTACACACTCGAGGCTATATACATAATGgatcttaaattaaatacccAATGGCGCTAATCCTAGCGACGCAATTTTTTTCACTCCTTATACTCGCCACATTCTTATActaattcataaaaattttcccattttccttTTCCATTATTGCAGTCACTCGAGGACGAGGAAAAAATGACGCCCGAGCAGCTGGCGATTAAGAATGTGGGTAAACAGGATCCGAAGCGACACTTGGAGGAGAAAGTAGATAAGGTTATGCAGAACAACATTGTACAATGCTTAGGAGCTATGCTCGatacaattgtttttaaataaatcaaattgcatttgctatTAACTggaataataacaaaaacaacccCTAAAAGAAACCTACATCAATCacacccaaaataaaaagaaataaaaactgcTTTGTTTTAGAGCAAAAAGTtttacacaaaacaaaaatgtatttttattacacGCACAAAATTCGCATagcatttgcttttttcttttttttcttgtacttatattttaagtagataaaagtataataaatcTTATGAAACTTAAGACTAAGCggccgcagcagctgcgctTAACGATGCGGATGTCGACTGCGCAGGTTTTGTTGTCATCTTcgttgtcgctgccgctgttgttgttgggctgtCTGCTGCTTTGCTAATTAAAGATGGCGGACACGACGTTGTTTAGGCGCGTTCACCACGGATACGTCTGGCCAACTGAATATCCTTGGGCATGATGGTGACACGCTTAGCATGGATGGCGCACAAATTTGTATCCTCGAAAAGACCCACCAAATAGGCCTCAGATGCTTCCTATAATTAGAATCACTTTACATTACATGACGAAATTGACAATTACAAAAGATAAAATTTCCCACCAATTTACCCACAACATTCCCGCCAAGTTATTCTCAtaacaatgttgttgttggacttACCTGCAATGCGCCAATGGCGGCAGACTGGAAACGCAAATCGGTCTTGAAATCCTGAGCGATTTCACGCACCAAACGCTGGAAGGGCAGCTTGCGGATGAGCAATTCAGTGGACTTTTGGTAGCGACGAATTTCTCTCAGAGCCACTGTACCAGGGCGATAGCGATGAGGTTTCTTCACACCGCCAGTGGAGGGGGCAGATTTGCGGGCCGCCTTAGTGGCCAATTGTTTACGCGGAGCCTTGCCTCCAGTTGATTTACGAGCTGTTTGCTTAGTACGAgccattttgctttttgttcacaatgaaaaagaattttttcactatttgcaattaaagttttttttgttgcgttgaGATAAAAGTGACGTCCGAACTGTACGATAACTTttcaatgaatgaaataagCGAGGGGTCGGGGGGAGGCAATACTGCTGGATTATTTTCACCATTCGAAGAGTATCGATTACCGATAATACATTAACATTTGCGTGATATCGAGTACCAGCAATTACGCAAACTAATTTAAGCGCATATAATAGAgaactatttattttgaaaatacaattttgcattttaaattatagaattgattaatttatatCATGTATCTCGATActattttaatgatatttcaCGAAATATCGATACGACCATATTGTAAATCGAAGAATCACGTGAAAATATCGTTACAGCAAATACTACCAATCATCTCTAGAACGAGATTTTTGAAGTAGCGGTACTTTAAAAGCTTGTAAGTGTAAATGGAATCATTCAGATTTGTAATACAGAATCGTATTAATTATACTTAATTGCagtacttaaaataaaaatatggcaCCTGTCCTTACAACAAGGAGCATCGCATTATGCTATATAAGATGCCTGGGTACATAATTAAATGCGCGCGCAATTACAAAGGTCCTCCacttgcaatttgcaaatataatgTAACTAATCCTTTGCTGGAAGAGGAACTGGAGGAGCATTTCTCAAAATGTGCAGATTATCATAAGCATCATGAGCGGAAATAGCATTGCAAGCACGTAAATCCCCACTATATTACTAATTTTCATTTGAGTAAAATAAAACCTTTCTTCCTTACCGAAAgtcaatttttgaaaatgtgtTATGTTTATTTACGGAAACGCTAttaaaacatacacacaacatatgtatgtatgtatgttactACATACAATGATGGAACGCTCGCTTTTCGTTTAAAGCAAATGTTTAGGCACTTTACTGCACTGCAACACTCTAGAAAAAGGCAGTGACTGCACTGCAACACTTACAAAGGGCAGTGACTATTAAGTAGCGACCtatttattgttaaactaTATTATCCGTTTCCAAGTCCGTCTCAACCTGCTGCTCATCCAAGAGCTTCCGCTTGTCTTCTCCCTCCTTGGGATGAGGAAAATTATAAGTCAATTTCGCTGAAAACAGTTCACGACAATTGGACATTGcagctgtttttattttatttgtcagTCAGCGTGGCGCTGTTcgattaataaatataaatgctttgttttagagcaaaaagttttacacaaaacaaaaatgtatttttattaaattcgcatagaatttgcttttttcttttttttttgtacttatattttaagtagataaaagtataataaatcTTATGAAACTTAAGACTAAGCg comes from the Drosophila sulfurigaster albostrigata strain 15112-1811.04 chromosome 2L, ASM2355843v2, whole genome shotgun sequence genome and includes:
- the LOC133845142 gene encoding 26S proteasome non-ATPase regulatory subunit 14 — its product is MDRLLRLGGSMPQAAPPTDAPVVDTAEQVYISSLALLKMLKHGRAGVPMEVMGLMLGEFVDDYTVQVIDVFAMPQTGTGVSVEAVDPVFQAKMLDMLKQTGRPEMVVGWYHSHPGFGCWLSGVDINTQQSFEALSERAVAVVVDPIQSVKGKVVIDAFRLINPNMLVLGQEPRQTTSNLGHLQKPSVQALIHGLNRHYYSISINYRKNELEQKMLLNLHKKSWKDGLTLADYNEHCSINEDTVAEMLDLAKNYNKSLEDEEKMTPEQLAIKNVGKQDPKRHLEEKVDKVMQNNIVQCLGAMLDTIVFK
- the LOC133845193 gene encoding histone H3.3A, with protein sequence MARTKQTARKSTGGKAPRKQLATKAARKSAPSTGGVKKPHRYRPGTVALREIRRYQKSTELLIRKLPFQRLVREIAQDFKTDLRFQSAAIGALQEASEAYLVGLFEDTNLCAIHAKRVTIMPKDIQLARRIRGERA